A genomic window from Chaetodon auriga isolate fChaAug3 chromosome 13, fChaAug3.hap1, whole genome shotgun sequence includes:
- the rnaseh2b gene encoding ribonuclease H2 subunit B isoform X3, whose translation MSSDAASLYMLSSGDVQLFEVKAFEEDFHSWFVGQTVQRDGRLLFVTPMDPLYLILPYLIQTGREGKFQPVDQVVKDEEFPACSRLLSCTRSLASLHHIAEEKEVGLLKFHRYSQEKTMDWLKKKVERTVSALKKRNISVGEGVKSTTYIRVKSESDYREEDYLRYAHGLVSEYISEDLSKALLKHLQLPELTSPKETEPPSKKRKLSDKPVEAGEDYTKFNSADFARKPPKKMTAAQKSLAKVDKTGMKTMSSFFSPKVKAEKQ comes from the exons ATGTCTTCCG ATGCAGCATCTCTGTATATGCTGAGCAGTGGTGATGTACAGCTGTTTGAGGTGAAAGCCTTTGAAGAAGATTTCCACTCCTGGTTTGTTGGCCAGACTGTACAGAGAG atggGCGACTCCTCTTTGTAACACCGATGGATCCTCTCTATCTAATTTTGCCCTATTTGATTCAAACTGGCAGAGAG GGGAAGTTCCAGCCCGTGGATCAAGTTGTTAAGGATGAGGAATTCCCAGCATGCTCAaggctgctgagctgcacacGGTCCCTGGCCTCCCTGCACCACATTGCAGAAGAAAAAG AAGTGGGACTACTGAAGTTCCATCGATACAGTCAAGAGAAGACGATGGATTGGTTGAAGAAAAAG GTGGAGAGGACCGTCAGTGCGCTCAAGAAGAGAAATATCTCTGTGGGAGAGGGAGTCAAATCCACAACATACATCAGAGTGAAGTCAGAGTCAGACTACCGCGAGG AGGACTACCTGCGCTATGCCCATGGCCTGGTTTCAGAGTACATCAGTGAAGACCTGAGCAAAGCCCTCCTCAAGCACTTGCA GTTACCAGAGCTCACGAGCCCAAAGGAGACGGAGCCTCCTTCTAAG AAGCGGAAACTTTCAGACAAACCGGTGGAGGCCGGAGAGGACTACACCAAATTCAACAGTGCAGACTTTGCGCGGAAA CCGCCTAAGAAGATGACTGCTGCTCAGAAAAGTCTGGCTAAAGTGGACAAAACTGGCATGAAGACTATGTCATCCTTCTTCAGCCCCAAGGTCAAAGCAGAAAAGCAATGA
- the LOC143330654 gene encoding TLR adapter interacting with SLC15A4 on the lysosome → MLCEGILLSMTYGELGELDPLPPQKALKSAYELPSAAATPMPGSTRHTPLVHHSPPEQTGCSDSGGDSVELYISPLQSSDLPRARPDRQSSPEIEIPAQACSDGDSPFLVPSFCQSICQNYSDLYIRGEQVLPRSANDGELRLCTDAQAAGPFLQSCDVLPAVEDSPPGQASQGGLLHPLRGGSNRWRLGSTRDRSFLFQEREGPFSNSLLNHYLEQKVMDLYQQYMMENMAREGDSDTGPICPLLCSELVLTSLDQITLQLSREGNLEAGLAKDMVFSCLLRVAGDKQSSEISTPLLQISNEASREQLTENTEE, encoded by the coding sequence ATGCTTTGTGAAGGCATATTGCTGAGCATGACCTATGGTGAACTGGGGGAGCTGgatcccctccctcctcagaAGGCTCTCAAGAGTGCTTATGAGCTGCCAAGTGCAGCTGCTACCCCCATGCCAGGCTCCACCAGACACACTCCACTTGTTCATCACAGTCCCCCCGAGCAGACAGGTTGTTCGGACAGCGGGGGGGATTCAGTGGAGTTGTACATTTCTCCGCTGCAGTCCTCAGATCTCCCCAGAGCTcggccagacagacagagctctCCAGAGATAGAGATCCCAGCTCAGGCTTGCTCAGATGGTGATTCCCCTTTCTTGGTTCCCTCCTTCTGCCAGAGCATCTGCCAAAACTACAGCGACCTCTATATTAGAGGCGAGCAGGTGCTGCCTCGCTCGGCCAACGATGGTGAGCTCCGGCTCTGTACTGACGCACAGGCCGCCGGCCCCTTCCTCCAGTCCTGTGATGTCCTCCCAGCAGTGGAGGATTCTCCCCCAGGACAGGCATCTCAGGGTGGGCTTCTGCATCCATTGAGGGGAGGTTCAAACCGCTGGAGACTGGGGAGCACCCGTGATCGGAGCTTTTTGTTCCAGGAGCGTGAAGGTCCATTCTCCAACTCTCTTCTAAATCACTATCTGGAGCAGAAAGTCATGGATTTGTACCAGCAATACATGATGGAGAACATGGCCAGGGAGGGGGATTCTGACACTGGCCCCAtttgtcctctgctgtgctcagaGTTGGTCCTGACCAGCCTAGACCAGATCACTTTGCAGCTGAGTCGGGAAGGGAACCTGGAAGCCGGCCTGGCCAAGGACATGGTTTTCAGTTGCCTGCTGCGAGTGGCTGGTGACAAGCAGTCAAGTGAGATCAGTACTCCATTGCTGCAGATTTCAAATGAGGCATCCAGGGAGCAGCTCACAGAGAATACAGAGGAGTAA
- the rnaseh2b gene encoding ribonuclease H2 subunit B isoform X4, whose protein sequence is MLSSGDVQLFEVKAFEEDFHSWFVGQTVQRDGRLLFVTPMDPLYLILPYLIQTGREGKFQPVDQVVKDEEFPACSRLLSCTRSLASLHHIAEEKEVGLLKFHRYSQEKTMDWLKKKVERTVSALKKRNISVGEGVKSTTYIRVKSESDYREEDYLRYAHGLVSEYISEDLSKALLKHLQLPELTSPKETEPPSKKRKLSDKPVEAGEDYTKFNSADFARKPPKKMTAAQKSLAKVDKTGMKTMSSFFSPKVKAEKQ, encoded by the exons ATGCTGAGCAGTGGTGATGTACAGCTGTTTGAGGTGAAAGCCTTTGAAGAAGATTTCCACTCCTGGTTTGTTGGCCAGACTGTACAGAGAG atggGCGACTCCTCTTTGTAACACCGATGGATCCTCTCTATCTAATTTTGCCCTATTTGATTCAAACTGGCAGAGAG GGGAAGTTCCAGCCCGTGGATCAAGTTGTTAAGGATGAGGAATTCCCAGCATGCTCAaggctgctgagctgcacacGGTCCCTGGCCTCCCTGCACCACATTGCAGAAGAAAAAG AAGTGGGACTACTGAAGTTCCATCGATACAGTCAAGAGAAGACGATGGATTGGTTGAAGAAAAAG GTGGAGAGGACCGTCAGTGCGCTCAAGAAGAGAAATATCTCTGTGGGAGAGGGAGTCAAATCCACAACATACATCAGAGTGAAGTCAGAGTCAGACTACCGCGAGG AGGACTACCTGCGCTATGCCCATGGCCTGGTTTCAGAGTACATCAGTGAAGACCTGAGCAAAGCCCTCCTCAAGCACTTGCA GTTACCAGAGCTCACGAGCCCAAAGGAGACGGAGCCTCCTTCTAAG AAGCGGAAACTTTCAGACAAACCGGTGGAGGCCGGAGAGGACTACACCAAATTCAACAGTGCAGACTTTGCGCGGAAA CCGCCTAAGAAGATGACTGCTGCTCAGAAAAGTCTGGCTAAAGTGGACAAAACTGGCATGAAGACTATGTCATCCTTCTTCAGCCCCAAGGTCAAAGCAGAAAAGCAATGA
- the c9h13orf42 gene encoding uncharacterized protein C13orf42: protein MFRKINNVFRPNHHAHRGRDGGGGFRSEQDYHSACTVRLVRSTSMLVVGERVQTAAGSTLKRSKSTVSIESTLYYYQRQEDRIWLYSQNQNCLEYLEALVALRRQYTKSVSDLKSSDAKATVSSKKPAPPPPPKKDEPTSRAKPSAPPVPDEEDTLQFFDAVIASCDSEPLRKPYTDDGHADVDFIVASSSAEHDLHSNWVLRVPRVADDCKQKAARDCANESAPKKKNQSGSTSSRLRLQRNPIHLPKVVESAFQTLRFKPKLKKQ from the exons ATGTTCAGGAAGATCAACAATGTGTTCCGTCCCAACCATCACGCACACAGGGGGCGGGATGGCGGCGGTGGGTTTCGGTCTGAGCAGGACTACCACAGCGCCTGCACCGTCAGGCTGGTCCGCAGCACCTCCATGCTCGTGGTGGGAGAGAGAGTTCAGACAGCCGCGGGCTCGACTTTGAAACGCAGCAAAAGTACAGTGAGCATCGAGTCGACCTTGTACTATTAtcagagacaggaggacaggataTGGCTGTACTCTCAGAACCAGAACTGCCTGGAATACCTGGAGGCACTTGTGGCTTTGAGACGGCAGTACACAAAGAGCGTGAGCGACTTGAAGAGTAGCGACGCCAAGGCCACAGTGTCCTCCAAGAAGCCtgcgccgccgccgccgccgaaGAAGGACGAACCG ACATCCAGAGCCAAACCCTCCGCCCCTCCAGTCCCCGACGAGGAGGACACTTTGCAGTTCTTTGATGCGGTCATCGCCAGCTGCGACAGCGAACCTCTGCGCAAACCTTACACGGATGATGGACACGCAGATGTGGACTTTATAG TGGCTTCCAGCTCGGCTGAACACGACCTCCACTCCAACTGGGTCTTGCGGGTTCCTCGGGTCGCAGATGACTGTAAGCAGAAAGCGGCTCGTGACTGTGCCAATGAAAGCGCCCCGAAGAAGAAAAACCAGAGTGGGTCCACGAGCAGCCGACTGCGGCTGCAGAGGAACCCGATCCATCTGCCCAAAGTGGTGGAGAGCGCATTCCAGACTCTGCGCTTCAAGCCCAAATTAAAAAAGCAGTGA
- the rnaseh2b gene encoding ribonuclease H2 subunit B isoform X2, whose amino-acid sequence MATKKKRTPNAQHDRWVVIAADSVLDTQKPDGDPAFVRLRNPATDAASLYMLSSGDVQLFEVKAFEEDFHSWFVGQTVQRDGRLLFVTPMDPLYLILPYLIQTGREGKFQPVDQVVKDEEFPACSRLLSCTRSLASLHHIAEEKEVGLLKFHRYSQEKTMDWLKKKVERTVSALKKRNISVGEGVKSTTYIRVKSESDYREEDYLRYAHGLVSEYISEDLSKALLKHLQLPELTSPKETEPPSKPPKKMTAAQKSLAKVDKTGMKTMSSFFSPKVKAEKQ is encoded by the exons atgGCTACTAAAAAGAAGCGAACGCCTAATGCACAACATGACAGATGGGTTGTCATTGCTGCAG ACTCTGTCCTCGACACACAGAAGCCCGACGGTGACCCAGCCTTTGTGAGACTACGGAATCCCGCTACAG ATGCAGCATCTCTGTATATGCTGAGCAGTGGTGATGTACAGCTGTTTGAGGTGAAAGCCTTTGAAGAAGATTTCCACTCCTGGTTTGTTGGCCAGACTGTACAGAGAG atggGCGACTCCTCTTTGTAACACCGATGGATCCTCTCTATCTAATTTTGCCCTATTTGATTCAAACTGGCAGAGAG GGGAAGTTCCAGCCCGTGGATCAAGTTGTTAAGGATGAGGAATTCCCAGCATGCTCAaggctgctgagctgcacacGGTCCCTGGCCTCCCTGCACCACATTGCAGAAGAAAAAG AAGTGGGACTACTGAAGTTCCATCGATACAGTCAAGAGAAGACGATGGATTGGTTGAAGAAAAAG GTGGAGAGGACCGTCAGTGCGCTCAAGAAGAGAAATATCTCTGTGGGAGAGGGAGTCAAATCCACAACATACATCAGAGTGAAGTCAGAGTCAGACTACCGCGAGG AGGACTACCTGCGCTATGCCCATGGCCTGGTTTCAGAGTACATCAGTGAAGACCTGAGCAAAGCCCTCCTCAAGCACTTGCA GTTACCAGAGCTCACGAGCCCAAAGGAGACGGAGCCTCCTTCTAAG CCGCCTAAGAAGATGACTGCTGCTCAGAAAAGTCTGGCTAAAGTGGACAAAACTGGCATGAAGACTATGTCATCCTTCTTCAGCCCCAAGGTCAAAGCAGAAAAGCAATGA
- the rnaseh2b gene encoding ribonuclease H2 subunit B isoform X1, whose product MATKKKRTPNAQHDRWVVIAADSVLDTQKPDGDPAFVRLRNPATDAASLYMLSSGDVQLFEVKAFEEDFHSWFVGQTVQRDGRLLFVTPMDPLYLILPYLIQTGREGKFQPVDQVVKDEEFPACSRLLSCTRSLASLHHIAEEKEVGLLKFHRYSQEKTMDWLKKKVERTVSALKKRNISVGEGVKSTTYIRVKSESDYREEDYLRYAHGLVSEYISEDLSKALLKHLQLPELTSPKETEPPSKKRKLSDKPVEAGEDYTKFNSADFARKPPKKMTAAQKSLAKVDKTGMKTMSSFFSPKVKAEKQ is encoded by the exons atgGCTACTAAAAAGAAGCGAACGCCTAATGCACAACATGACAGATGGGTTGTCATTGCTGCAG ACTCTGTCCTCGACACACAGAAGCCCGACGGTGACCCAGCCTTTGTGAGACTACGGAATCCCGCTACAG ATGCAGCATCTCTGTATATGCTGAGCAGTGGTGATGTACAGCTGTTTGAGGTGAAAGCCTTTGAAGAAGATTTCCACTCCTGGTTTGTTGGCCAGACTGTACAGAGAG atggGCGACTCCTCTTTGTAACACCGATGGATCCTCTCTATCTAATTTTGCCCTATTTGATTCAAACTGGCAGAGAG GGGAAGTTCCAGCCCGTGGATCAAGTTGTTAAGGATGAGGAATTCCCAGCATGCTCAaggctgctgagctgcacacGGTCCCTGGCCTCCCTGCACCACATTGCAGAAGAAAAAG AAGTGGGACTACTGAAGTTCCATCGATACAGTCAAGAGAAGACGATGGATTGGTTGAAGAAAAAG GTGGAGAGGACCGTCAGTGCGCTCAAGAAGAGAAATATCTCTGTGGGAGAGGGAGTCAAATCCACAACATACATCAGAGTGAAGTCAGAGTCAGACTACCGCGAGG AGGACTACCTGCGCTATGCCCATGGCCTGGTTTCAGAGTACATCAGTGAAGACCTGAGCAAAGCCCTCCTCAAGCACTTGCA GTTACCAGAGCTCACGAGCCCAAAGGAGACGGAGCCTCCTTCTAAG AAGCGGAAACTTTCAGACAAACCGGTGGAGGCCGGAGAGGACTACACCAAATTCAACAGTGCAGACTTTGCGCGGAAA CCGCCTAAGAAGATGACTGCTGCTCAGAAAAGTCTGGCTAAAGTGGACAAAACTGGCATGAAGACTATGTCATCCTTCTTCAGCCCCAAGGTCAAAGCAGAAAAGCAATGA